From a single Vespa crabro chromosome 22, iyVesCrab1.2, whole genome shotgun sequence genomic region:
- the LOC124431799 gene encoding protein TANC2 isoform X1: MRSRDSIVYTPVSIGPDTDDEETLVNAEVYSNDLAQIRALVESTGMLGGSTCPSCEMPFDKGKKRRLIDSCGHERCYSCLFRSEACPLCMRAEHQRTDLNGDDEEDEEGLIDGRTFGEEFVLGSNIEPMSTLLPIDGAWIDDSSTINSLCGSPRPRSKLTTRANLTSRTIHQRENMADNVQIGEHAKGSKSKVNSPLNSHTRQKPQMMTQSCPTPPNQRRRFFLNPKVLRSSFGPQRSSRRGTSSPEPPTADNPSALSAWMASSWEGKSRWPGLVLGKIKSLWSNSQGTANDGLNQLIDSSNKLADDEGGCVKPLSSKTRKSSQSDLYMRLGLLLGGNHGRENSPVDTTNYFTGASNRVPVNTGIQRAPMQGHDSSAASFSSLTSFETQTLASTNTSPVSTLTGTSSETEAAAALRSTNKPKGKIKGKIKSRDCDSAGSLVSISTSASASTSMSMSMSVSVSGLSNGSSSPLTPRRHSVNASQSNQPNEEVNQFKNRRTCVRRSARAGNVKGSIDPKLRFVQHHATSQLTLKPLFFEVPLLETEPLFTGRIWLLHEILSVINSSSPGILISGSPGTGKTALVLQLVEHSCFGRRRVQPVPPEITEEIENDREKSNASSTLQSNVRRTNEKVRELASHVVAYHFCQADNNSTCLVPDLIHSLAAQLCQAPQLIAYREYLLSEQHLQGSLSQRECTVDPDLALSRGIIEPLLTLRKANRLPESTMVILIDAVCEAEYHRPDRGDTIASFLTRHAPNFPSWLKVICTVRTQLLECGKQLPYTRISLDKTSNDVASNNVTKDLSDYIGYRLAQSPAIQTNVTASVNGKTESSCGANQTRFASHLLTLARGSFLFAKLTLDLIESGHLVAKSASYKVLPVSLAQIFQLHFNLRFPTATSFDKVQPLLGVCLAALYPLTLLEIYYSINSLTTNHFVSWEDFMQRFKMLSGFLVKRLDDTYMFFHPSFREWLMRRDEGESTKFLCDLRLGHAAIAFRLSRLQAPLDGEKALELGHHVLKAHVYRGVAPCWPSRDLQAIWLASSTECVSSALCTLRNIYSPNVKVSRLLLLAGASPNHVTEYLGNAPVLCMYAHEGSVEMVSLLLEFGADVELTNSQGCTALSLAAARGHCDVVRRLAAAGASLGHVDMAGQCPLVHASRHGKLSVVGYLLACDWLVPSGLKTTENNVSSEIRREEAAQQAVVAAAAQGHESIVEYLLDMAEVIVDLPDTLIGETALTIAAANGSTTTVSALLARGASPLSVNAKGLSPLMLAAREGHWGTAERLLQGTLSSSTDTILDDALTLLDQRDPSGRTALMLAASEGHTNLIEMFLDKGSVLEAKDKEGLTALCWACVRGRLTSVQNLLDHNADVNTSDNTGRTPLDLAAFQGNPKLVQLLLEKGAAVEHVDLHGMRPLDRAIGCRNIPVVQCFLRRGAKLGPATWAMAAGKPDVLLILLNKLLEDGNVLYRKSRLKEASHRYAYALKKFPISPEEDCQGQEQGHMILQLQSFAQLRLNFFLNLSRCKRKMNEGAEAIELAEEALKVRPTSYEAFYARAKARVDVGLLEEAMSDVQEALQIAPAQNRQDRRVLIVLRDEIVSRIDEAASANKESNDCNNRSRLRASVDTLTEL; this comes from the exons ATCTGGCGCAGATTCGTGCATTGGTCGAATCGACGGGAATGCTCGGTGGTTCGACGTGCCCTTCCTGCGAGATGCCCTTcgataaagggaaaaaacgACGGTTGATCGATTCCTGCGGCCACGAGAGATGTTACTCTTGCCTTTTCCGTAGCGAGGCTTGTCCACTCTGTATGAGGGCAGAACATCAACGAACCGATCTCAATGGCGACGATGAGGAAGACGAGGAAGGTTTGATCGATGGTAGAACCTTCGGTGAGGAGTTCGTCTTAGGTTCAAACATCGAACCTATGTCAACCCTTTTACCTATCGATGGTGCTTGGATCGATGACTCATCGACGATTAACTCACTTTGCGGGAGTCCAAGGCCACGGAGTAAACTCACGACTCGGGCCAATCTAACGTCTAGAACAATCCAc cAACGTGAAAACATGGCTGACAACGTTCAAATCGGAGAGCACGCTAAAGGTTCAAAAAGTAAAGTGAACTCACCGTTGAACTCTCATACTCGACAGAAACCTCAAATGATGACTCAGA GTTGCCCTACGCCGCCCAATCAACGAAGaagattctttttaaatcCAAAAGTATTGAGAAGTTCCTTTGGACCGCAACGATCGTCGAGACGCGGAACCTCCTCCCCTGAACCACCCACGGCCGATAATCCTTCCGCATTGTCAg CATGGATGGCATCATCTTGGGAAGGAAAATCAAGATGGCCAGGTCTGGTTCTGGGAAAAATCAAATCTTTATGGAGCAACAGTCAAGGAACGGCAAACGATGGACTTAATCAGCTAATTGATTCTTCCAATAAACTCGCAG ACGACGAGGGTGGTTGCGTGAAACCATTGTCATCGAAAACACGAAAATCGTCGCAATCGGATCTTTATATGAGATTGGGATTATTACTCGGTGGTAACCACGGACGAGAAAATTCACCGGTTGATACTACAAACTATTTTACGGGTGCGTCCAATCGTGTTCCCGTTAACACTGGTATTCAAAG GGCACCGATGCAAGGTCACGATAGTTCGGCAGCGTCCTTCAGCAGTTTGACGAGCTTTGAGACGCAAACATTAGCATCGACCAATACCAGTCCGGTATCAACGTTAACAGGTACATCGAGTGAAACCGAAGCGGCAGCTGCTCTACGTTCTACTAATAAACCGAAGGgcaagataaaaggaaaaataaagtcgAGAGATTGCGACAGTGCCGGTAGTTTGGTATCAATCTCAACCTCGGCATCAGCTTCTACGTCGATGTCAATGTCGATGTCAGTTTCCGTTTCCGGTCTTTCGAACGGTAGTTCGAGCCCGTTAACACCAAGAAGACATTCCGTTAATGCCTCGCAATCTAACCAACCCAATGAGGAAGTAAATCAATTTAAGAACCGACGTACATGCGTCAGAAGATCGGCCAGGGCTGGTAACGTCAAGGGAAGCATCGACCCCAAAC TACGCTTCGTTCAGCATCACGCCACGTCACAACTTACACTGAAGCCATTATTCTTTGAAGTTCCTCTTCTCGAAACTGAGCCATTATTCACAGGACGTATTTGGCTATTACACGAAATATTATCCGTGATAAACAGTTCGAGTCCTGGTATATTAATATCCGGATCACCTGGTACAGGTAAAACGGCATTGGTATTGCAGTTGGTGGAACATAGTTGTTTTGGTAGGCGACGTGTGCAACCGGTTCCGCCGGAAATAACCGAGGAGATCGAGAATGATAGAGAAAAATCAAATGCCTCGAGCACTCTTCAATCGAATGTTAGGCGCACCAATGAAAAG GTTCGAGAATTGGCGTCCCACGTAGTGGCCTATCATTTTTGTCAGGCCGATAACAATAGCACCTGTCTTGTACCAGATTTGATTCATTCGTTGGCCGCACAATTATGTCAGGCACCTCAATTGATCGCTTACAGGGAATATTTATTGTCCGAACAACATCTACAGGGCTCACTATCGCAAAGGGAGTGCACCGTAGATCCGGATCTTGCACTTTCAAGAGGCATCATCGAGCCACTTTTAACATTAAGAAAAGCTAATAGATTGCCTGAATCTACGATG GTAATTCTCATCGATGCCGTTTGCGAAGCTGAATATCACAGACCTGACAGAGGTGACACAATAGCGTCCTTCTTAACGAGGCACGCGCCTAACTTTCCAAGCTGGCTCAAGGTCATTTGTACGGTTAGAACGCAATTATTGGAATGCGGTAAACAACTACCGTACACTAGGATATCGTTGGACAAAACTTCAAACGATGTTGCTAGTAACAATGTCACCAAGGACTTGTCCGATTACATTGGTTATAGGCTCGCACAAAGTCCCGCGATACAGACCAACGTGACCGCATCCGTTAATGGAAAAACGGAATCATCGTGTGGTGCCAATCAAACTAGATTCGCCTCGCATTTATTAACATTGGCCAGAGGAAGTTTTCTATTTGCAAAATTGACCCTGGATCTAATCGAGAGTGGACATCTAGTTGCTAAATCAGCGAGTTACAAA gttCTACCAGTTTCCCTCGCACAAATCTTCCAGTTACATTTCAACCTAAGATTTCCTACAGCGACCTCCTTCGATAAGGTCCAACCTCTCTTGGGCGTATGTCTGGCAGCTTTGTATCCCCTGacattattagaaatttattattcgataaattcaTTGACTACAAATCACTTCGTTTCGTGGGAGGATTTCATGCAGAGATTTAAG ATGCTCTCTGGGTTTCTCGTGAAACGACTAGACGACACATATATGTTCTTTCACCCGTCATTCAGGGAATGGTTAATGAGAAGGGACGAAGGTGAATCTACTAAGTTTCTCTGCGACTTGAGACTCGGGCATGCAGCTATTGCGTTTAGATTGTCACGTCTACAGGCACCATTAGACGGTGAAAAAGCATTGGAGCTTGGTCATCATGTATTGAAAGCACACGTTTACAGGGGTGTCGCCCCTTGTTGGCCATCACGTGATttacaa GCAATCTGGCTGGCTTCATCGACGGAATGCGTTTCCTCGGCATTGTGCACATTACGTAATATTTATAGTCCGAATGTAAAAGTATCAAGATTGCTTCTGCTGGCGGGAGCATCACCAAATCACGTAACCGAATATTTAGGAAACGCACCGGTTCTTTGTATGTATGCACACGAGGGTTCAGTAGAGATGGTCTCGCTTCTTCTTGAATTTGGTGCGGACGTTGAATTAACCAATAGCCAAGGTTGCACGGCACTGTCTCTCGCTGCGGCACGAGGTCATTGTGACGTTGTTAGAAG atTAGCCGCAGCCGGAGCTTCACTTGGTCACGTCGACATGGCAGGACAATGTCCATTAGTACACGCGTCGAGACACGGTAAATTGTCCGTAGTTGGTTATCTATTGGCATGTGACTGGCTCGTACCGAGTGGTTTGAAAACAACCGAAAACAATGTATCGTCAGAGATAAGAAGGGAAGAGGCAGCTCAGCAAGCGGTTGTCGCAGCTGCTGCTCAAGGTCACGAGTCGATCGTAGAATATTTGTTGGACATGGCCGAGGTTATAGTAGATTTACCAGATACCTTGATAGGTGAAACAGCTTTGACAATCGCCGCGGCTAATGGCTCGACTACAACAGTTTCCGCACTTTTGGCTCGTGGTGCTAGCCCATTGTCTGTTAATGCTAAAGGTCTCTCGCCATTGATGTTAGCCGCGAGAGAAGGTCATTGGGGTACAGCTGAAAGACTCTTACAAGGAACATTATCAAGTAGTACAGACACCATTCTAGATGACGCTTTAACTTTATTGGATCAACGCGATCCTTCTGGACGTACGGCTTTGATGTTAGCCGCCTCCGAAGGACATACGAATCTTATTGAAATGTTTCTCGATAAAGGATCCGTACTCGAAGCCAAGGACAAAGAAGGCCTTACCGCTCTTTGTTGGGCATGCGTTAGAGGAAGATTAACCAGCGTACAAAATCTTCTTGATCATAATGCCGACGTTAACACGAGCGACAACACTGGTAGAACACCTTTGGATTTGGCTGCGTTtcag gGTAATCCAAAGCTCGTACAATTGTTACTCGAGAAAGGAGCCGCTGTCGAGCATGTTGACTTGCACGGCATGCGACCATTGGACAGAGCAATCGGATGCCGCAATATACCAGTTGTACAATGTTTCTTAAGACGCGGTGCAAAACTCGGACCAGCTACTTGGGCAATGGCCGCTGGAAAACCCGATGTCTTGCTTATATTATTGAACAAACTTTTGGAGGACGGAAATGTACTTTATCGAAAGAGCCGTTTGAAGGAAGCCTCGCATAGATACGCATACGCTCTTAAAAAATTTCCTATATCACCTGAGGAAGATTGTCAGGGACAGGAACAGGGTCACATGATATTGCAACTTCAGAGTTTTGCACAATTGCGATTGAACTTCTTCCTGAATCTTAGCCGATGCAAGCGCAAGATGAAC gaaGGTGCAGAAGCCATTGAACTTGCCGAAGAAGCATTGAAAGTACGGCCAACGTCCTACGAAGCATTTTATGCGCGTGCAAAGGCACGCGTTGACGTTGGTCTCTTAGAGGAGGCTATGTCGGACGTACAGGAAGCATTACAAATAGCACCGGCACAAAATCGTCAGGATCGTCGGGTTTTAATCGTTCTAAGGGATGAAATAGTATCACGTATCGACGAGGCCGCAAGTGCGAACAAAGAATCGaacgattgtaataatcgATCGCGTCTACGTGCCTCCGTTGACACACTCAcggaattataa
- the LOC124431799 gene encoding protein TANC2 isoform X2, whose protein sequence is MAPPDRHRSPRPGSGLSLSVLDLAQIRALVESTGMLGGSTCPSCEMPFDKGKKRRLIDSCGHERCYSCLFRSEACPLCMRAEHQRTDLNGDDEEDEEGLIDGRTFGEEFVLGSNIEPMSTLLPIDGAWIDDSSTINSLCGSPRPRSKLTTRANLTSRTIHQRENMADNVQIGEHAKGSKSKVNSPLNSHTRQKPQMMTQSCPTPPNQRRRFFLNPKVLRSSFGPQRSSRRGTSSPEPPTADNPSALSAWMASSWEGKSRWPGLVLGKIKSLWSNSQGTANDGLNQLIDSSNKLADDEGGCVKPLSSKTRKSSQSDLYMRLGLLLGGNHGRENSPVDTTNYFTGASNRVPVNTGIQRAPMQGHDSSAASFSSLTSFETQTLASTNTSPVSTLTGTSSETEAAAALRSTNKPKGKIKGKIKSRDCDSAGSLVSISTSASASTSMSMSMSVSVSGLSNGSSSPLTPRRHSVNASQSNQPNEEVNQFKNRRTCVRRSARAGNVKGSIDPKLRFVQHHATSQLTLKPLFFEVPLLETEPLFTGRIWLLHEILSVINSSSPGILISGSPGTGKTALVLQLVEHSCFGRRRVQPVPPEITEEIENDREKSNASSTLQSNVRRTNEKVRELASHVVAYHFCQADNNSTCLVPDLIHSLAAQLCQAPQLIAYREYLLSEQHLQGSLSQRECTVDPDLALSRGIIEPLLTLRKANRLPESTMVILIDAVCEAEYHRPDRGDTIASFLTRHAPNFPSWLKVICTVRTQLLECGKQLPYTRISLDKTSNDVASNNVTKDLSDYIGYRLAQSPAIQTNVTASVNGKTESSCGANQTRFASHLLTLARGSFLFAKLTLDLIESGHLVAKSASYKVLPVSLAQIFQLHFNLRFPTATSFDKVQPLLGVCLAALYPLTLLEIYYSINSLTTNHFVSWEDFMQRFKMLSGFLVKRLDDTYMFFHPSFREWLMRRDEGESTKFLCDLRLGHAAIAFRLSRLQAPLDGEKALELGHHVLKAHVYRGVAPCWPSRDLQAIWLASSTECVSSALCTLRNIYSPNVKVSRLLLLAGASPNHVTEYLGNAPVLCMYAHEGSVEMVSLLLEFGADVELTNSQGCTALSLAAARGHCDVVRRLAAAGASLGHVDMAGQCPLVHASRHGKLSVVGYLLACDWLVPSGLKTTENNVSSEIRREEAAQQAVVAAAAQGHESIVEYLLDMAEVIVDLPDTLIGETALTIAAANGSTTTVSALLARGASPLSVNAKGLSPLMLAAREGHWGTAERLLQGTLSSSTDTILDDALTLLDQRDPSGRTALMLAASEGHTNLIEMFLDKGSVLEAKDKEGLTALCWACVRGRLTSVQNLLDHNADVNTSDNTGRTPLDLAAFQGNPKLVQLLLEKGAAVEHVDLHGMRPLDRAIGCRNIPVVQCFLRRGAKLGPATWAMAAGKPDVLLILLNKLLEDGNVLYRKSRLKEASHRYAYALKKFPISPEEDCQGQEQGHMILQLQSFAQLRLNFFLNLSRCKRKMNEGAEAIELAEEALKVRPTSYEAFYARAKARVDVGLLEEAMSDVQEALQIAPAQNRQDRRVLIVLRDEIVSRIDEAASANKESNDCNNRSRLRASVDTLTEL, encoded by the exons ATCTGGCGCAGATTCGTGCATTGGTCGAATCGACGGGAATGCTCGGTGGTTCGACGTGCCCTTCCTGCGAGATGCCCTTcgataaagggaaaaaacgACGGTTGATCGATTCCTGCGGCCACGAGAGATGTTACTCTTGCCTTTTCCGTAGCGAGGCTTGTCCACTCTGTATGAGGGCAGAACATCAACGAACCGATCTCAATGGCGACGATGAGGAAGACGAGGAAGGTTTGATCGATGGTAGAACCTTCGGTGAGGAGTTCGTCTTAGGTTCAAACATCGAACCTATGTCAACCCTTTTACCTATCGATGGTGCTTGGATCGATGACTCATCGACGATTAACTCACTTTGCGGGAGTCCAAGGCCACGGAGTAAACTCACGACTCGGGCCAATCTAACGTCTAGAACAATCCAc cAACGTGAAAACATGGCTGACAACGTTCAAATCGGAGAGCACGCTAAAGGTTCAAAAAGTAAAGTGAACTCACCGTTGAACTCTCATACTCGACAGAAACCTCAAATGATGACTCAGA GTTGCCCTACGCCGCCCAATCAACGAAGaagattctttttaaatcCAAAAGTATTGAGAAGTTCCTTTGGACCGCAACGATCGTCGAGACGCGGAACCTCCTCCCCTGAACCACCCACGGCCGATAATCCTTCCGCATTGTCAg CATGGATGGCATCATCTTGGGAAGGAAAATCAAGATGGCCAGGTCTGGTTCTGGGAAAAATCAAATCTTTATGGAGCAACAGTCAAGGAACGGCAAACGATGGACTTAATCAGCTAATTGATTCTTCCAATAAACTCGCAG ACGACGAGGGTGGTTGCGTGAAACCATTGTCATCGAAAACACGAAAATCGTCGCAATCGGATCTTTATATGAGATTGGGATTATTACTCGGTGGTAACCACGGACGAGAAAATTCACCGGTTGATACTACAAACTATTTTACGGGTGCGTCCAATCGTGTTCCCGTTAACACTGGTATTCAAAG GGCACCGATGCAAGGTCACGATAGTTCGGCAGCGTCCTTCAGCAGTTTGACGAGCTTTGAGACGCAAACATTAGCATCGACCAATACCAGTCCGGTATCAACGTTAACAGGTACATCGAGTGAAACCGAAGCGGCAGCTGCTCTACGTTCTACTAATAAACCGAAGGgcaagataaaaggaaaaataaagtcgAGAGATTGCGACAGTGCCGGTAGTTTGGTATCAATCTCAACCTCGGCATCAGCTTCTACGTCGATGTCAATGTCGATGTCAGTTTCCGTTTCCGGTCTTTCGAACGGTAGTTCGAGCCCGTTAACACCAAGAAGACATTCCGTTAATGCCTCGCAATCTAACCAACCCAATGAGGAAGTAAATCAATTTAAGAACCGACGTACATGCGTCAGAAGATCGGCCAGGGCTGGTAACGTCAAGGGAAGCATCGACCCCAAAC TACGCTTCGTTCAGCATCACGCCACGTCACAACTTACACTGAAGCCATTATTCTTTGAAGTTCCTCTTCTCGAAACTGAGCCATTATTCACAGGACGTATTTGGCTATTACACGAAATATTATCCGTGATAAACAGTTCGAGTCCTGGTATATTAATATCCGGATCACCTGGTACAGGTAAAACGGCATTGGTATTGCAGTTGGTGGAACATAGTTGTTTTGGTAGGCGACGTGTGCAACCGGTTCCGCCGGAAATAACCGAGGAGATCGAGAATGATAGAGAAAAATCAAATGCCTCGAGCACTCTTCAATCGAATGTTAGGCGCACCAATGAAAAG GTTCGAGAATTGGCGTCCCACGTAGTGGCCTATCATTTTTGTCAGGCCGATAACAATAGCACCTGTCTTGTACCAGATTTGATTCATTCGTTGGCCGCACAATTATGTCAGGCACCTCAATTGATCGCTTACAGGGAATATTTATTGTCCGAACAACATCTACAGGGCTCACTATCGCAAAGGGAGTGCACCGTAGATCCGGATCTTGCACTTTCAAGAGGCATCATCGAGCCACTTTTAACATTAAGAAAAGCTAATAGATTGCCTGAATCTACGATG GTAATTCTCATCGATGCCGTTTGCGAAGCTGAATATCACAGACCTGACAGAGGTGACACAATAGCGTCCTTCTTAACGAGGCACGCGCCTAACTTTCCAAGCTGGCTCAAGGTCATTTGTACGGTTAGAACGCAATTATTGGAATGCGGTAAACAACTACCGTACACTAGGATATCGTTGGACAAAACTTCAAACGATGTTGCTAGTAACAATGTCACCAAGGACTTGTCCGATTACATTGGTTATAGGCTCGCACAAAGTCCCGCGATACAGACCAACGTGACCGCATCCGTTAATGGAAAAACGGAATCATCGTGTGGTGCCAATCAAACTAGATTCGCCTCGCATTTATTAACATTGGCCAGAGGAAGTTTTCTATTTGCAAAATTGACCCTGGATCTAATCGAGAGTGGACATCTAGTTGCTAAATCAGCGAGTTACAAA gttCTACCAGTTTCCCTCGCACAAATCTTCCAGTTACATTTCAACCTAAGATTTCCTACAGCGACCTCCTTCGATAAGGTCCAACCTCTCTTGGGCGTATGTCTGGCAGCTTTGTATCCCCTGacattattagaaatttattattcgataaattcaTTGACTACAAATCACTTCGTTTCGTGGGAGGATTTCATGCAGAGATTTAAG ATGCTCTCTGGGTTTCTCGTGAAACGACTAGACGACACATATATGTTCTTTCACCCGTCATTCAGGGAATGGTTAATGAGAAGGGACGAAGGTGAATCTACTAAGTTTCTCTGCGACTTGAGACTCGGGCATGCAGCTATTGCGTTTAGATTGTCACGTCTACAGGCACCATTAGACGGTGAAAAAGCATTGGAGCTTGGTCATCATGTATTGAAAGCACACGTTTACAGGGGTGTCGCCCCTTGTTGGCCATCACGTGATttacaa GCAATCTGGCTGGCTTCATCGACGGAATGCGTTTCCTCGGCATTGTGCACATTACGTAATATTTATAGTCCGAATGTAAAAGTATCAAGATTGCTTCTGCTGGCGGGAGCATCACCAAATCACGTAACCGAATATTTAGGAAACGCACCGGTTCTTTGTATGTATGCACACGAGGGTTCAGTAGAGATGGTCTCGCTTCTTCTTGAATTTGGTGCGGACGTTGAATTAACCAATAGCCAAGGTTGCACGGCACTGTCTCTCGCTGCGGCACGAGGTCATTGTGACGTTGTTAGAAG atTAGCCGCAGCCGGAGCTTCACTTGGTCACGTCGACATGGCAGGACAATGTCCATTAGTACACGCGTCGAGACACGGTAAATTGTCCGTAGTTGGTTATCTATTGGCATGTGACTGGCTCGTACCGAGTGGTTTGAAAACAACCGAAAACAATGTATCGTCAGAGATAAGAAGGGAAGAGGCAGCTCAGCAAGCGGTTGTCGCAGCTGCTGCTCAAGGTCACGAGTCGATCGTAGAATATTTGTTGGACATGGCCGAGGTTATAGTAGATTTACCAGATACCTTGATAGGTGAAACAGCTTTGACAATCGCCGCGGCTAATGGCTCGACTACAACAGTTTCCGCACTTTTGGCTCGTGGTGCTAGCCCATTGTCTGTTAATGCTAAAGGTCTCTCGCCATTGATGTTAGCCGCGAGAGAAGGTCATTGGGGTACAGCTGAAAGACTCTTACAAGGAACATTATCAAGTAGTACAGACACCATTCTAGATGACGCTTTAACTTTATTGGATCAACGCGATCCTTCTGGACGTACGGCTTTGATGTTAGCCGCCTCCGAAGGACATACGAATCTTATTGAAATGTTTCTCGATAAAGGATCCGTACTCGAAGCCAAGGACAAAGAAGGCCTTACCGCTCTTTGTTGGGCATGCGTTAGAGGAAGATTAACCAGCGTACAAAATCTTCTTGATCATAATGCCGACGTTAACACGAGCGACAACACTGGTAGAACACCTTTGGATTTGGCTGCGTTtcag gGTAATCCAAAGCTCGTACAATTGTTACTCGAGAAAGGAGCCGCTGTCGAGCATGTTGACTTGCACGGCATGCGACCATTGGACAGAGCAATCGGATGCCGCAATATACCAGTTGTACAATGTTTCTTAAGACGCGGTGCAAAACTCGGACCAGCTACTTGGGCAATGGCCGCTGGAAAACCCGATGTCTTGCTTATATTATTGAACAAACTTTTGGAGGACGGAAATGTACTTTATCGAAAGAGCCGTTTGAAGGAAGCCTCGCATAGATACGCATACGCTCTTAAAAAATTTCCTATATCACCTGAGGAAGATTGTCAGGGACAGGAACAGGGTCACATGATATTGCAACTTCAGAGTTTTGCACAATTGCGATTGAACTTCTTCCTGAATCTTAGCCGATGCAAGCGCAAGATGAAC gaaGGTGCAGAAGCCATTGAACTTGCCGAAGAAGCATTGAAAGTACGGCCAACGTCCTACGAAGCATTTTATGCGCGTGCAAAGGCACGCGTTGACGTTGGTCTCTTAGAGGAGGCTATGTCGGACGTACAGGAAGCATTACAAATAGCACCGGCACAAAATCGTCAGGATCGTCGGGTTTTAATCGTTCTAAGGGATGAAATAGTATCACGTATCGACGAGGCCGCAAGTGCGAACAAAGAATCGaacgattgtaataatcgATCGCGTCTACGTGCCTCCGTTGACACACTCAcggaattataa